One Halostagnicola kamekurae DNA segment encodes these proteins:
- a CDS encoding bacterio-opsin activator domain-containing protein, with protein MDPSVRCDEVRVLVVEPTTDSDGPPSLESALEAASVDTSFGSLSVTRVKTVADAVARLESGSPSADEADSEPTPAADPEPTLAADGIEVVLAAADLPDGTGLELLERVRAGRPTVPVVLSPRSGSERLASDAISAGAAEYVPRERAGDDLAAVLERVIDRERDDRDARAAGRRFRTIFDDPETYVWELDREGTVRRANAAALEAIDASQADVRGRPLQATPWWLPADRPTIETALERAASGEPVRRELASRCAAAPDGDGDRSETRRVLEVTFRPVRDESGSVISLLAEGNDVTDRVELEAELRESEELHRVTLNNMTDTVLITDESGAFTYVCPNVHFIFGYTDDELHEMGSIEELLGPDLFDREELAEQGVLTNIECTATDREGDEHTLLVNVREVSIQGGTLLYSCRDITARKRREEALTALHRTARRLLLAESRAEIADIVVEDAVDVLDLEANGVYLFDTDDSAIRPAAATSALERAHGSLASHRATPDSVVGQAFVDGETQIFDDSESQHFDDVRESDRLSQPETDLRSGAYVPLGNNGVFITGSTAAGAFDEVTREVVDLLATTAEAALDRVERESALHEQERELKDRNRQLTRLNRINEFIREIDQAIVRAETREEIEAAVCNRLTGTDRFSFAWIGGLDPDGTSLEARAHDGAGRGYLDAVAGPIGDNPGEPAIETARSDAVTVVSNVAEGLHEEPWRKRALSKDYQSAISVPLSYDEFSYGVLTVYAGRPSAFGETSRAVFAELGETIASAIAAVERKNALLTASRTRLDLEIDDETFVFQQLATRADCTVSFDGGVRQHEDGAAVSVVASVDGATVETVAAVAEDLVSVADVQILSEDASGGSSHADGEASGGSLLLELPTPFLAIRLADHGVVLRSVRATPEGTRIVVDVPQTVDARAPTRMVTNSFESVELRSKRPVEGASAGDLRTRLLEELTDRQLEVVRVAYHGGFFESPREQTGEEIAASLDISPAAFYGHNRTVQRKLFSVLFEEIGFPATDALGVEY; from the coding sequence ATGGATCCTTCGGTCCGCTGCGACGAGGTCCGCGTTCTCGTCGTCGAGCCGACGACCGATTCCGACGGGCCGCCCTCGCTCGAGAGCGCGCTCGAAGCCGCGTCCGTCGATACGTCGTTCGGTTCGCTCTCGGTCACTCGCGTGAAAACGGTTGCCGACGCCGTTGCACGGCTCGAATCCGGATCACCGTCGGCAGACGAAGCCGACTCCGAACCGACACCCGCGGCCGACCCTGAACCAACACTCGCGGCCGACGGCATCGAGGTCGTCCTCGCCGCCGCGGATCTCCCCGACGGAACCGGGCTGGAACTGCTCGAGCGAGTCCGCGCCGGCCGACCGACGGTGCCGGTCGTCCTCTCGCCGCGTTCGGGCTCGGAGCGGCTGGCGAGCGACGCCATCAGCGCCGGAGCCGCCGAGTACGTCCCGCGAGAACGGGCGGGCGACGACCTCGCCGCAGTGCTCGAGCGAGTGATCGACCGCGAGCGCGACGACCGCGACGCCAGGGCAGCCGGTCGTCGGTTCAGGACGATCTTCGACGACCCGGAGACGTACGTCTGGGAGCTCGACCGCGAGGGAACCGTTCGACGGGCCAACGCCGCCGCGCTCGAGGCGATCGACGCCTCGCAGGCCGACGTTCGCGGTCGGCCGTTGCAGGCGACGCCGTGGTGGCTCCCGGCCGATCGCCCGACGATCGAGACGGCCCTCGAGCGGGCGGCGTCGGGCGAGCCCGTCAGGCGGGAACTCGCCAGTCGGTGTGCGGCCGCACCGGACGGCGACGGGGACCGATCGGAGACGAGACGGGTGCTCGAGGTGACGTTCCGCCCGGTTCGAGACGAGTCGGGCTCGGTCATCTCCCTGCTCGCCGAAGGCAACGACGTCACCGACCGGGTCGAACTCGAGGCGGAGCTCCGGGAGTCCGAAGAGCTCCACCGCGTGACGCTCAACAACATGACCGACACGGTCCTCATCACGGACGAGTCGGGGGCGTTCACCTACGTCTGTCCGAACGTCCACTTCATCTTCGGCTATACGGACGACGAACTCCACGAGATGGGGTCGATCGAGGAGCTTCTCGGACCCGACCTGTTCGACCGCGAGGAACTCGCAGAACAGGGCGTCCTGACGAACATCGAGTGCACCGCGACCGACAGGGAGGGCGACGAGCACACGCTGTTGGTCAACGTCCGCGAAGTCTCTATTCAGGGCGGAACGTTACTGTATAGCTGCCGCGACATCACGGCCCGAAAGCGCCGCGAGGAGGCGCTGACCGCCCTCCACCGGACCGCGAGACGGCTGTTGCTCGCGGAGTCTCGGGCGGAAATCGCGGACATCGTCGTCGAGGACGCCGTGGACGTCCTCGATCTCGAGGCCAACGGCGTCTACCTGTTCGACACCGACGACAGCGCTATCCGGCCGGCGGCGGCGACGTCGGCGTTAGAGCGCGCACACGGCTCACTCGCCTCGCACCGAGCGACGCCCGACTCAGTCGTCGGTCAGGCGTTCGTCGACGGCGAGACGCAGATATTTGACGACAGCGAGTCGCAGCATTTCGACGACGTTCGCGAGTCGGACCGGCTCTCGCAACCGGAGACGGATCTTCGAAGTGGTGCGTACGTCCCGCTCGGGAACAACGGCGTCTTCATCACCGGATCGACGGCGGCGGGCGCGTTCGACGAGGTCACTCGAGAGGTCGTCGACCTGCTCGCGACGACCGCGGAAGCGGCGCTCGACCGCGTCGAGCGCGAATCGGCGTTACACGAACAGGAGCGGGAACTGAAAGACCGAAACCGACAGCTGACCCGGCTCAATCGCATCAACGAGTTCATCCGCGAGATCGATCAGGCGATCGTCAGGGCCGAGACCCGCGAAGAGATCGAAGCGGCCGTCTGCAACCGGCTCACGGGGACCGATCGCTTTTCGTTCGCCTGGATCGGCGGGCTGGACCCGGACGGAACCAGTCTCGAGGCGCGCGCCCACGACGGCGCGGGCCGCGGCTATCTCGACGCCGTGGCGGGCCCGATCGGCGATAACCCGGGTGAACCGGCGATCGAGACGGCGCGGTCCGACGCCGTCACCGTCGTCTCGAACGTCGCCGAGGGGCTCCACGAGGAGCCCTGGCGAAAGCGCGCGCTCTCGAAGGACTACCAGTCGGCGATCAGCGTTCCGCTCTCCTACGACGAGTTCTCCTACGGCGTGCTCACCGTCTACGCCGGCCGCCCGTCGGCGTTCGGCGAGACGTCCCGGGCCGTCTTCGCGGAACTGGGCGAAACGATCGCGTCGGCGATCGCCGCGGTCGAACGGAAGAACGCCCTGTTGACCGCCTCGCGGACGCGTCTGGACCTCGAGATTGACGACGAGACGTTCGTGTTCCAGCAGCTCGCGACTCGCGCGGACTGTACGGTCTCGTTCGACGGCGGCGTTCGTCAGCACGAAGACGGCGCTGCCGTCTCGGTCGTCGCGTCCGTCGACGGTGCGACGGTCGAAACCGTCGCCGCCGTCGCCGAGGACCTCGTTTCGGTCGCCGACGTACAGATCCTCAGCGAGGACGCGAGCGGCGGGAGTTCTCACGCCGACGGGGAGGCGTCGGGCGGGTCGCTCCTCCTCGAGCTTCCGACGCCGTTTCTCGCGATCCGACTGGCCGACCACGGCGTCGTCCTCCGGAGCGTTCGGGCGACGCCGGAGGGGACGCGGATCGTCGTCGACGTCCCCCAGACCGTCGACGCGCGAGCCCCGACGCGAATGGTGACGAACAGCTTCGAATCGGTCGAACTGCGCTCGAAGCGCCCGGTCGAGGGCGCGTCGGCCGGCGACCTGCGGACCAGGCTCCTCGAGGAGCTGACCGATCGACAGCTCGAGGTCGTCCGAGTAGCCTATCACGGCGGGTTCTTCGAATCGCCCCGTGAACAAACGGGCGAGGAAATCGCGGCCTCGCTCGATATTTCGCCGGCCGCGTTCTACGGTCACAACCGAACCGTCCAGCGGAAACTGTTCTCGGTGCTCTTCGAGGAGATCGGTTTTCCGGCAACTGACGCACTGGGGGTTGAATACTGA
- a CDS encoding rubrerythrin-like domain-containing protein, translated as MKDVTTNPDEESTYECFACGAVTQATSPIDCPECGADMRNREIPVE; from the coding sequence ATGAAAGACGTCACGACAAACCCCGACGAGGAATCGACATACGAGTGCTTTGCCTGCGGAGCGGTGACGCAAGCGACGTCCCCCATTGACTGTCCGGAGTGCGGTGCGGATATGCGGAATCGAGAGATTCCGGTCGAGTAA
- the gdhB gene encoding glutamate dehydrogenase GdhB: protein MPSNVSSAPPRADASNEPETALETARRQLARAGSQTEISDNVLERLDHPAKVTEVTVPVERDDGSVDVFTGFRAQHDSVRGPYKGGLRFHPEVTRDECVGLSMWMTWKCAVMDIPFGGAKGGVVVDPKSLSEAERERLTRRFTQEIRDVIGPTRDIPAPDMGTDSQAMAWIMDAYSMQQGETIPGVVTGKPPSVGGSYGREEAPGHSVAIVTRETCEYYDMPLEETTVAVQGFGSVGANAARKLEEWGATVVAISDVNGAIYDPAGIDVASIPAHDEEPEAVTSTADDVIPNEELLELDVDVLIPAAIGNVITEANADDIRADLVIEGANGPTTFAAAAILEERDIAVVPDILANAGGVTVSYFEWLQDINRRAWSLEEVTAELEAEMVTAWNAVRSEVESRDVSWRDGAYIVALSRIAEAHEVRGLWP, encoded by the coding sequence ATGCCTTCGAATGTCTCGTCCGCCCCGCCTCGAGCGGACGCTTCGAACGAACCGGAGACGGCCCTCGAGACGGCCAGACGGCAACTTGCCCGCGCCGGGTCCCAGACCGAGATCAGCGATAACGTCCTCGAGCGGTTAGACCACCCCGCGAAGGTCACGGAGGTCACCGTTCCGGTCGAGCGAGACGACGGCAGCGTCGACGTGTTCACCGGCTTTCGCGCCCAACACGACAGCGTTCGCGGCCCGTACAAGGGAGGCCTGCGATTCCACCCTGAGGTGACTCGAGACGAGTGCGTGGGGCTCTCGATGTGGATGACCTGGAAGTGCGCCGTGATGGACATCCCCTTCGGCGGTGCCAAAGGCGGCGTCGTCGTCGACCCCAAATCGTTGAGCGAGGCCGAGCGCGAGCGGTTGACACGCCGGTTCACACAGGAGATCCGCGACGTGATCGGCCCGACCAGAGACATTCCGGCCCCCGACATGGGTACGGACTCGCAGGCGATGGCCTGGATCATGGACGCCTACAGTATGCAACAGGGCGAGACCATTCCCGGCGTCGTCACCGGCAAACCGCCCTCCGTTGGCGGAAGCTACGGCCGCGAGGAAGCGCCCGGACACAGCGTCGCCATCGTCACGCGCGAGACCTGCGAATACTACGACATGCCCCTCGAGGAGACGACGGTCGCCGTCCAGGGATTCGGCAGCGTCGGCGCGAACGCCGCCCGCAAGCTCGAGGAGTGGGGCGCGACTGTCGTCGCCATCAGCGACGTCAACGGCGCAATCTACGACCCCGCTGGCATCGACGTCGCGTCGATTCCGGCCCACGACGAGGAACCGGAGGCGGTGACCAGCACCGCAGACGACGTCATCCCGAACGAGGAACTGCTCGAGCTAGACGTCGACGTGCTCATTCCCGCCGCGATCGGTAACGTCATCACGGAGGCGAACGCCGACGATATCCGGGCCGATCTGGTCATCGAGGGCGCGAACGGCCCGACCACGTTCGCCGCGGCCGCCATCCTCGAGGAGCGAGACATTGCAGTCGTCCCCGACATCCTCGCGAACGCGGGCGGCGTGACGGTGAGTTACTTCGAGTGGCTCCAGGACATCAACCGCCGAGCCTGGAGCCTAGAGGAGGTCACCGCCGAACTCGAGGCCGAGATGGTGACCGCCTGGAACGCGGTTCGATCGGAGGTCGAGTCCCGAGACGTGAGTTGGCGGGACGGCGCCTACATCGTCGCGCTCTCCCGGATCGCGGAGGCACACGAAGTGCGCGGCCTCTGGCCCTAA
- a CDS encoding DUF2196 domain-containing protein, which produces MSTERPAAEELRQGMTVEIVQEDADVRSTDEEPIHGEIGTVYGDDPDGPRVKLKSGVVGHVQSVVVDE; this is translated from the coding sequence ATGTCTACCGAACGACCGGCCGCCGAGGAACTCCGACAGGGAATGACGGTCGAAATCGTACAGGAAGACGCGGACGTTCGATCGACCGACGAAGAACCGATCCACGGCGAGATCGGCACGGTCTACGGCGACGATCCGGACGGCCCCCGGGTGAAGCTGAAAAGCGGCGTCGTCGGCCACGTCCAGTCGGTCGTCGTCGACGAGTAG
- the msrB gene encoding peptide-methionine (R)-S-oxide reductase MsrB codes for MDPETDTPSSGESSTDRGADPAEKSDAEWREELTDEQYQILREAGTEPAFSGEYVDHKADGSYTCAGCGATLFDSDTKFESGCGWPSFYDVDDARVTTHVDTSHGMRRTEVRCANCDGHLGHVFEDGPEPTGKRFCINSAALEFDDE; via the coding sequence ATGGACCCAGAGACTGACACGCCCTCGAGCGGCGAGTCGTCGACCGACCGTGGAGCCGACCCGGCCGAAAAGAGCGACGCGGAGTGGCGCGAGGAACTGACCGACGAGCAGTACCAGATCCTCCGCGAGGCGGGAACCGAGCCGGCGTTCAGCGGCGAGTACGTCGACCACAAAGCCGACGGAAGCTACACCTGCGCGGGCTGTGGTGCGACGCTTTTCGACTCCGACACCAAGTTCGAATCCGGCTGCGGCTGGCCGAGTTTCTACGACGTCGACGACGCGCGGGTGACCACACACGTCGATACCAGCCACGGAATGCGCCGAACTGAAGTCCGCTGTGCGAACTGCGACGGCCACCTCGGTCACGTCTTCGAGGACGGGCCCGAACCGACCGGCAAGCGCTTCTGTATCAACTCGGCGGCCCTCGAGTTCGACGACGAGTAG
- a CDS encoding helix-turn-helix domain-containing protein, with the protein MKRVRVTIRTRDLELPLTYERATSERDIVERVQVINWNVVAPTASFLLRVRGDVPRFEELLRADSAIDEYELLPVTERESYCFVTGAGTPDARALWENFKRGSLMTIPPAEWNVGESYTFTAVGRRSDIQAAIDGLPDDVRVDIESIGGKRVAADGVVDRLSDRQREAVRTAIDLGYYDTPRGATSDEIARELNCAPSTAAEHLRKAESKVITGVFDV; encoded by the coding sequence ATGAAACGCGTTCGAGTGACGATTCGCACACGAGACCTCGAGTTGCCCCTGACCTACGAACGGGCGACGAGCGAACGCGATATCGTCGAGCGGGTGCAGGTCATCAACTGGAACGTCGTCGCGCCCACGGCGTCGTTTTTGCTGCGAGTTCGCGGCGACGTTCCTCGATTCGAGGAGCTTCTACGGGCAGATTCAGCCATCGACGAGTACGAACTGCTCCCGGTAACCGAGCGCGAGAGCTACTGCTTCGTGACGGGAGCCGGAACGCCCGACGCTCGAGCGCTCTGGGAGAACTTCAAGCGCGGCAGCCTGATGACGATCCCGCCGGCGGAGTGGAACGTCGGGGAGAGTTATACGTTCACTGCGGTGGGCAGACGATCCGACATCCAGGCTGCGATCGACGGACTGCCGGACGACGTTCGCGTGGACATCGAATCGATCGGTGGGAAACGGGTCGCGGCCGACGGCGTCGTCGACCGACTGTCCGATCGGCAACGAGAAGCCGTTCGGACGGCTATCGACCTCGGTTACTACGACACGCCGCGCGGAGCGACCAGCGACGAGATCGCTCGCGAACTGAACTGCGCACCGTCGACCGCGGCAGAGCACCTTCGAAAGGCCGAATCGAAGGTGATAACCGGCGTGTTCGACGTCTGA
- a CDS encoding ArsA family ATPase → MERYVFFGGKGGVGKTTVSAAYAHTCATAGLDTLVVSTDPAHSVGDLFDQEFGDEPRPVDGVDHLHALEIDPQAEVSEHLAEVKRNLSQQVSAAMVNAVDRQIEMAHGTPGAYEAALFDRFVDVMRNSDPFDRVVFDTSPTGGTLRLLSLPDYLEGWIDRLIAKRRKSIDLFEKAAIGNQEPRRVMDGDPVLAHLQDRKEFFEAAGEMLRNESAFFLVFNPDSLSIRETERAIDDLAEQDLEVRGLVANRLTPEPDPDENGRGASYLRDRVETERERLETAARVFSPPIVAEIETAVEEIRGDRLARVGDSLEIDVGGN, encoded by the coding sequence ATGGAGCGATACGTCTTCTTCGGTGGGAAAGGCGGTGTCGGGAAGACGACGGTCTCGGCGGCGTACGCCCACACGTGCGCGACCGCCGGCCTCGACACCCTCGTAGTCTCGACGGATCCGGCTCATTCGGTCGGCGACCTCTTCGACCAGGAGTTCGGTGACGAACCCCGGCCGGTCGACGGCGTCGACCACCTCCACGCGCTCGAGATCGACCCCCAAGCGGAGGTATCGGAGCACCTCGCGGAGGTCAAACGAAACCTCTCCCAGCAGGTCTCGGCGGCCATGGTCAACGCCGTCGACAGACAGATCGAGATGGCCCACGGGACGCCCGGCGCGTACGAGGCGGCGCTGTTCGACCGGTTCGTCGACGTCATGCGAAACAGCGATCCGTTCGATCGCGTCGTCTTCGACACCTCGCCCACCGGCGGCACGCTGCGACTGCTCTCGCTGCCGGACTACCTCGAGGGCTGGATCGACCGACTGATAGCCAAACGCCGCAAGAGCATCGACCTCTTCGAGAAGGCGGCGATCGGGAATCAGGAACCCCGTCGCGTGATGGACGGCGATCCCGTCCTCGCACACTTACAGGATCGCAAGGAGTTCTTCGAGGCCGCCGGTGAGATGCTCCGAAACGAATCGGCGTTTTTCCTCGTGTTCAACCCCGACTCGCTCTCGATCCGGGAGACCGAACGCGCGATCGACGACCTCGCCGAGCAAGATCTCGAGGTCCGGGGCCTGGTCGCCAATCGGCTCACGCCCGAACCCGATCCCGACGAGAACGGACGGGGTGCCAGCTATCTCCGCGATCGGGTCGAGACCGAACGCGAGCGACTCGAGACGGCCGCTCGAGTGTTCTCGCCGCCGATCGTCGCCGAGATCGAGACGGCGGTCGAAGAAATTCGGGGCGACAGGCTCGCTCGGGTGGGTGACTCGCTCGAGATCGATGTCGGCGGAAACTGA
- a CDS encoding YihY/virulence factor BrkB family protein, giving the protein MRWSNVRSLAAEITAVARERRIGVTAAGLAYHSFNALVPLVILLLVAVTVVDSLETVVDSLETMTGLEEVIDREHLDTVASAGGNRTRAALLALGIFLWSTIRLFRAVDSAFTVVYASRRTRSSLEAARSASLVTGLYTILLVATVAVAVALVGALGVSASLLFTGPLATGASLLVLTGLLFALFAPIYYVFPQPNVSIREIVPGTAFAAVTWSLLAVGFRVYVSTAETVALFDVAGAILLILTWVYFGGFCLLVGAVLNAVLADRVDPDDGWVPLSEELPNAS; this is encoded by the coding sequence GTGCGCTGGTCGAACGTTCGAAGCCTCGCTGCGGAGATCACGGCGGTCGCACGCGAACGGCGGATCGGCGTCACAGCCGCGGGGCTGGCCTACCACTCGTTCAACGCGCTCGTCCCGCTCGTCATTCTCCTGCTCGTCGCCGTCACCGTCGTCGACTCGCTCGAGACCGTCGTCGATTCGCTCGAGACGATGACGGGACTCGAGGAGGTCATCGACCGGGAGCACCTCGACACGGTCGCCAGCGCCGGCGGGAACCGGACGCGAGCGGCGCTGCTCGCGCTCGGCATCTTCCTCTGGAGTACGATCCGCCTCTTTCGGGCGGTCGACAGCGCGTTTACCGTCGTGTACGCCTCGAGGCGAACGCGGTCGTCGCTCGAGGCCGCCCGCTCGGCGTCGCTCGTGACGGGTCTCTATACGATCTTGCTCGTCGCGACCGTCGCTGTCGCGGTCGCGCTCGTCGGCGCGCTGGGCGTCAGCGCGTCGTTGCTCTTTACCGGGCCGCTCGCGACGGGAGCGAGCCTGCTCGTGCTGACGGGGCTGTTGTTCGCGCTGTTCGCGCCGATCTACTACGTCTTCCCGCAACCGAACGTTTCGATCCGCGAGATCGTTCCCGGAACGGCTTTCGCCGCGGTCACGTGGTCGCTTCTCGCCGTCGGCTTTCGCGTCTACGTCTCGACCGCCGAGACGGTCGCGCTGTTCGACGTCGCCGGCGCGATCCTGTTGATACTGACGTGGGTCTACTTCGGCGGGTTCTGTCTGCTCGTCGGCGCGGTGCTCAACGCGGTACTCGCCGACCGCGTCGACCCGGACGACGGCTGGGTTCCGCTGTCAGAGGAGCTCCCGAACGCGAGTTGA
- a CDS encoding ornithine cyclodeaminase has protein sequence MTNTRTVELEGHIIDSGAMGRCFGAVMDLGGEFEVEEFDVGRHKHAETYCRMRVSAASADDLRAILHELNQNGATVADPRDATVEAAPDEEVVPVDFYSTTNHPTFVRVDGSWVEVEDPEMDCALVVERTDDGPLVRTKVLNAVEEGDLVVTGETGIRVEPPERPRNGGSSFGFMQGGVSSERPSASLIEEIADEMREVRAEGGTVLVVCGPAIVHSGGRDALADLVRAGYVDALSAGNGFAVHDLERNLYGTSLGVDTESLEHPRKGHKHHIYTISEIGRVGGIEAAVEADLVDGGVMYQCVRNDVPYVLAGSIRDDGPLPDTITDAIEAQNAIREQAREADLVLMLSTLLHSVAVGNCLPSTTKTVCVDINPATVTQLLDRGSAQAIGMVTDIGTFVPMLADELLED, from the coding sequence ATGACGAATACGCGAACCGTCGAGCTCGAGGGTCACATCATCGACTCGGGAGCGATGGGGCGGTGTTTCGGCGCCGTGATGGATCTCGGCGGGGAGTTCGAAGTCGAGGAGTTCGACGTGGGTCGACACAAACACGCCGAAACGTACTGTCGCATGCGCGTCTCCGCGGCGTCCGCGGACGACCTCCGGGCGATCCTGCACGAACTGAATCAAAACGGTGCGACGGTCGCGGATCCTCGGGACGCGACGGTAGAGGCCGCGCCGGACGAGGAGGTCGTTCCAGTTGACTTCTACTCGACGACGAACCACCCGACGTTCGTCCGCGTCGACGGCTCGTGGGTCGAAGTCGAAGACCCCGAGATGGACTGCGCGCTCGTCGTCGAGCGGACCGACGACGGCCCCCTCGTGCGCACGAAAGTGCTCAACGCCGTCGAGGAGGGGGATCTCGTGGTCACCGGCGAAACCGGAATCAGGGTCGAACCGCCCGAACGGCCGCGAAACGGGGGCAGTTCCTTTGGCTTCATGCAAGGCGGCGTCTCGAGCGAGCGCCCCTCCGCCTCGCTGATCGAGGAGATCGCAGACGAGATGCGCGAGGTTCGGGCCGAGGGCGGCACCGTGCTCGTCGTCTGTGGCCCTGCGATCGTCCACTCCGGCGGTCGAGACGCGCTCGCGGACCTGGTTCGGGCGGGCTACGTCGACGCCCTGAGCGCGGGCAACGGCTTCGCCGTCCACGACTTAGAGCGCAACCTCTACGGGACCTCACTGGGCGTCGACACGGAGTCGCTCGAGCACCCCCGGAAGGGTCACAAACACCACATCTACACGATCAGCGAGATCGGCCGCGTCGGCGGGATCGAGGCGGCCGTCGAGGCGGACCTGGTCGACGGCGGTGTGATGTACCAGTGTGTTAGAAACGATGTTCCCTACGTGCTCGCCGGGTCGATCCGCGACGACGGGCCGCTCCCGGACACGATCACCGACGCGATCGAAGCTCAGAACGCGATCCGCGAGCAGGCCCGCGAGGCCGATCTCGTATTGATGCTCTCGACGCTGCTTCACTCCGTCGCGGTGGGGAACTGCCTCCCGTCGACGACCAAAACCGTCTGCGTCGATATCAACCCCGCGACGGTCACGCAACTGCTCGACCGGGGGAGCGCCCAGGCGATCGGCATGGTCACCGACATCGGGACGTTCGTTCCGATGCTCGCCGACGAACTGCTCGAGGACTGA
- a CDS encoding YgaP family membrane protein has translation MHRNIGTVDRTIRGVLGIWLLVTGIAALRDEQPTKAATLGTAGVGLVVNWYTGFCGGNALFGIDTSAGESRE, from the coding sequence ATGCACCGAAATATCGGCACCGTCGATCGGACGATCCGAGGCGTACTGGGTATCTGGTTACTCGTGACGGGGATCGCGGCACTCAGAGACGAGCAACCGACGAAAGCCGCGACGCTCGGCACCGCTGGCGTCGGATTGGTGGTGAATTGGTACACCGGGTTTTGCGGAGGAAACGCGCTTTTCGGTATCGATACGTCGGCGGGTGAGTCTCGCGAATGA